The Geotalea uraniireducens Rf4 genome window below encodes:
- a CDS encoding toll/interleukin-1 receptor domain-containing protein, which yields MAEETQIPKVFISYSHDNRDHKRWVAELASALRSNGVEVIFDQWDLGPGDDVPKFMEQSVRSADRVLMICTEQYVHKADDGNGGVGYEAMIVTGELVRDLGTSKFIPVIHQPPGSDLRPVSVSTRFYVDLGNSETYDEQFEILLRELHKIPALTKPPLGKNLFAILPSGEESPEYLNQEPTQEPHNSKIAEEVYSAALSIAKSGDFTAWRHLAKDIRQSAIDSLLEWRRLHEQKPPSNEEQLVAQTLEAAKCYSPLAAMALAGVESGRSKFNNQVAVLDDILFPKGWSLNGFKDVTNVPESIAFIYQALHGAAAVITDQLPLAMKLAKTQMDFPFWNEPIRLCDNTGVMGWPKALGQKVTPVWNALLSLPEQWAWLNEMFGDDYKAAIGAYYMALSLNEYAELLASGNAKVFFSGTHKSLDIPLWFLRLEVDDVRRALRLLTQDVDAVKSIWRVHGVEDDTIVLNWADWVKTCTGWLGNVYGFGCFFHAKGYFALLNNILPENPHIQRGDLFV from the coding sequence ATGGCGGAAGAAACACAAATTCCGAAGGTGTTTATCTCATATTCGCATGACAACCGCGACCACAAGAGATGGGTGGCTGAACTCGCCTCTGCACTAAGGTCTAATGGTGTGGAAGTCATCTTCGATCAATGGGATTTAGGCCCCGGTGACGATGTTCCAAAATTCATGGAGCAGTCCGTTCGTAGCGCAGACAGGGTGTTGATGATATGTACCGAGCAATATGTACATAAAGCTGACGACGGTAATGGTGGGGTGGGATATGAGGCGATGATCGTTACTGGAGAACTTGTTCGGGACTTGGGGACATCGAAATTCATACCGGTCATCCACCAGCCACCCGGAAGTGATTTGCGTCCTGTCTCGGTCAGTACACGATTTTATGTCGATCTTGGGAACTCTGAGACATATGATGAACAATTCGAGATCTTGTTGAGAGAACTGCACAAAATCCCTGCCTTAACAAAACCCCCTTTAGGGAAAAACCTGTTTGCGATCCTCCCCTCCGGCGAAGAATCTCCTGAATATCTGAATCAGGAGCCGACACAAGAGCCCCATAACTCCAAGATTGCAGAGGAAGTTTATAGTGCCGCGCTTTCCATAGCAAAGAGTGGAGATTTTACTGCATGGAGACATTTGGCCAAAGACATTCGGCAATCTGCGATAGATTCTCTTTTGGAATGGAGAAGATTACACGAGCAAAAGCCACCCTCGAATGAAGAGCAGCTTGTAGCGCAAACACTGGAGGCGGCCAAATGCTATTCGCCGCTGGCAGCAATGGCCCTTGCCGGTGTCGAATCCGGTCGTTCAAAGTTTAATAATCAAGTAGCGGTACTGGACGACATTTTGTTTCCGAAGGGATGGAGCCTGAATGGTTTTAAAGACGTTACTAACGTGCCGGAATCAATTGCATTCATTTACCAGGCCTTACATGGCGCAGCGGCAGTCATTACGGATCAACTTCCTCTTGCAATGAAGCTGGCAAAGACGCAAATGGATTTCCCTTTTTGGAACGAGCCAATCAGGCTTTGCGACAACACCGGAGTTATGGGATGGCCCAAGGCATTAGGGCAGAAGGTCACGCCGGTTTGGAATGCCCTATTAAGCCTGCCGGAGCAGTGGGCATGGCTCAATGAAATGTTTGGAGACGACTATAAGGCTGCAATCGGTGCCTATTATATGGCTCTCAGCCTCAATGAATATGCTGAATTGCTCGCATCAGGTAATGCTAAAGTGTTCTTTAGCGGGACTCATAAAAGCCTAGATATTCCTTTATGGTTTCTCAGGCTTGAGGTAGATGATGTTCGCAGAGCGCTACGCCTTCTAACGCAGGATGTTGATGCGGTAAAAAGCATCTGGAGGGTGCATGGTGTTGAAGATGATACAATCGTTCTGAACTGGGCGGATTGGGTAAAGACCTGTACGGGATGGCTTGGAAATGTTTACGGATTTGGCTGTTTCTTTCATGCGAAGGGATATTTTGCCCTGCTGAATAACATATTACCTGAGAATCCACACATACAGCGTGGAGATCTTTTCGTCTAA
- a CDS encoding UbiD family decarboxylase, with protein MGYRTLQECVKDLESTGKLLRINLEVDPNLEMGAIQRRVYQAEGPALLFTNVKGCRFPMLGNLFGTLERTRYIFRDTLDDIRRLVEMKVNPMALVKDPFGYAGTVPAALHLLPKKVSGGPVLANKTTIDQLPQLKSWPDDGGAFITLPQVYSESAATPGLRHANLGMYRVQLSGGQYRQNAEIGIHYQIHRGIGVHHAEALERGVPFRVNIFVGGPPSLTVAAVMPLPEGMPELSFAGLLGGRRIEMVCRPGELPMPAQADFCITGVIDSDKTLPEGPFGDHLGYYSLVHDFPVLRVENVYHRSDAIWPFTTVGRPPQEDTSFGAFIHELTGPLIPTVVPGVHAVHAVDAAGVHPLLLAVGSERYVPYAPEREPQELLTIANAILGQGQLSLAKYLLICAQEDNPSIDIHDIPAFLRHILERVDWRRDLHFQTRTTVDTLDYSGTGLNKGSKVVIAAAGEKRRDLAVELPAGFRLPDGFGEPRICLSGILAVRGPKYAAGRECPDPHMEAFCRYFTDNDPFSAFPLIVVVDDSEFTARTLNNFLWVTFTRSNPSADIYGIGAVTACKHWGCSGPLVIDARIKPHHAPPLIDDPAIEKRVDALGAPGGPLYGII; from the coding sequence ATGGGTTATCGGACTTTACAGGAATGTGTCAAGGACCTTGAGTCCACCGGGAAGCTCCTCCGCATCAATCTGGAGGTTGATCCGAATCTGGAAATGGGCGCCATACAGCGGCGGGTTTACCAGGCGGAGGGACCGGCACTGCTCTTTACCAACGTGAAGGGGTGCCGTTTCCCCATGCTCGGCAACCTGTTCGGTACCCTGGAGCGGACCAGGTACATATTCAGGGATACCCTGGATGATATCCGGCGCCTGGTGGAGATGAAGGTCAACCCCATGGCGCTCGTCAAAGATCCCTTCGGTTATGCGGGGACAGTTCCGGCGGCCCTTCATCTCCTGCCGAAGAAGGTTTCCGGCGGTCCCGTTCTTGCCAACAAAACCACCATCGACCAGTTGCCGCAGCTGAAGTCATGGCCCGACGACGGCGGGGCGTTCATCACCCTGCCGCAGGTCTACTCGGAGAGCGCGGCAACTCCCGGCTTGCGCCATGCCAACCTGGGGATGTACCGGGTGCAGCTTTCCGGCGGCCAATACCGGCAGAACGCCGAAATAGGCATCCACTACCAGATCCACCGGGGGATCGGCGTTCATCACGCCGAAGCCTTGGAGCGCGGCGTGCCGTTCCGAGTCAACATCTTCGTCGGCGGGCCGCCGTCCCTGACGGTGGCTGCGGTCATGCCGCTCCCGGAGGGGATGCCGGAGCTTTCCTTTGCCGGTCTGCTGGGAGGGCGCCGGATCGAGATGGTCTGCCGCCCCGGTGAGTTGCCGATGCCGGCACAGGCCGATTTCTGCATTACCGGAGTGATCGATTCGGACAAGACCCTGCCGGAAGGCCCGTTCGGCGACCATTTGGGCTATTACAGCCTCGTCCACGATTTTCCCGTGCTGCGGGTGGAAAACGTCTATCACAGAAGCGACGCCATCTGGCCCTTTACCACGGTCGGCAGGCCGCCGCAGGAGGATACCTCCTTCGGCGCGTTCATCCATGAGCTGACCGGTCCGCTGATCCCAACGGTCGTTCCCGGGGTTCACGCGGTCCATGCGGTCGATGCTGCCGGAGTCCATCCGCTGCTGCTTGCGGTAGGGAGCGAGCGCTACGTCCCCTACGCTCCGGAGCGGGAACCGCAGGAACTGCTGACCATCGCCAACGCCATCCTCGGCCAGGGTCAGCTCTCACTCGCCAAATACCTCCTCATTTGCGCTCAGGAGGACAACCCCTCCATCGACATTCACGATATCCCGGCGTTTTTGCGCCACATCCTGGAGCGCGTCGACTGGCGGCGCGACCTTCACTTCCAGACCCGTACCACCGTGGACACCCTCGATTATTCCGGGACCGGCCTGAACAAAGGCTCCAAGGTTGTGATTGCCGCCGCGGGTGAGAAGCGGCGCGACCTGGCAGTCGAGCTACCCGCCGGCTTCCGTCTCCCGGACGGATTCGGCGAACCGCGTATCTGCCTGTCGGGTATCCTGGCGGTGCGGGGTCCGAAATACGCAGCCGGACGGGAGTGTCCTGATCCGCACATGGAGGCTTTCTGTCGTTATTTTACCGACAACGATCCTTTCTCAGCCTTCCCGCTGATTGTCGTGGTCGATGACAGCGAGTTTACGGCGAGGACCTTGAACAACTTTCTCTGGGTAACCTTTACCCGTTCGAATCCGTCTGCGGACATTTACGGCATCGGCGCCGTTACCGCCTGCAAGCATTGGGGGTGCAGCGGTCCGCTTGTCATCGATGCCCGCATTAAACCCCATCATGCGCCGCCGCTCATTGATGATCCGGCAATAGAAAAACGGGTCGATGCGCTTGGGGCTCCAGGCGGTCCGCTGTACGGGATCATCTGA
- a CDS encoding cytochrome c family protein, translating into MREPSVLIKILVAAIISVSLWGCGKANDNAPALDVVGQHPTGWVSKHGPLYLGNPGQCGECHGADLTGGIAKVSCFSVNLGAQTCHPNGPHPVPWPEHNKAPNLGNACTPCHGATLSGGPNAPACSKCHLLLTPGSLPVLGTCITCHNKPPQGAVFPNISGAHRKHNALPGVADVCSTCHNGGGSGSSGHGKQLTVAFLPAYGAKTGTATINPDNSCSNVSCHGGVRTPVWRTGKINPGTDCIQCHTAGTAFQTPQYNSFFSGEHIKHLTEVGLVCTDCHDMSVTSSGASHFSGLNTPSTFELNPQLTIRGPVNYTKNGATATCSPGQLPSGFSIGVCHGTKNW; encoded by the coding sequence ATGCGTGAACCAAGCGTACTCATAAAAATATTGGTAGCCGCCATAATCTCTGTTTCCCTGTGGGGATGCGGCAAGGCAAACGATAACGCCCCCGCTCTCGACGTCGTCGGTCAACACCCGACAGGCTGGGTGTCGAAACATGGGCCCTTGTACCTCGGAAATCCCGGGCAGTGCGGGGAGTGCCACGGCGCCGACCTTACCGGCGGCATAGCAAAGGTAAGCTGCTTTTCCGTCAATCTCGGTGCGCAAACCTGCCATCCCAACGGCCCCCATCCTGTCCCCTGGCCTGAGCACAACAAGGCGCCAAACCTGGGGAATGCCTGCACCCCCTGCCACGGAGCCACCTTGAGCGGCGGACCGAATGCACCGGCATGCTCAAAATGCCATTTATTGCTTACCCCGGGCTCTCTTCCCGTTCTCGGCACCTGCATAACCTGTCATAACAAGCCGCCGCAGGGGGCGGTATTCCCCAACATATCCGGCGCCCATCGCAAGCACAACGCCCTGCCAGGAGTTGCCGATGTTTGCAGCACCTGCCACAATGGCGGAGGAAGCGGCAGCTCCGGTCACGGCAAACAACTTACCGTGGCGTTCTTACCGGCCTATGGTGCAAAGACGGGGACGGCAACAATCAATCCCGACAATTCCTGCAGCAATGTCAGTTGCCACGGCGGAGTGAGAACCCCTGTCTGGCGCACCGGCAAAATCAATCCGGGAACCGACTGCATCCAGTGTCACACCGCCGGCACGGCTTTCCAGACACCCCAATACAACAGCTTTTTCTCAGGCGAGCACATCAAACATCTGACGGAAGTAGGTCTGGTGTGTACCGATTGTCATGATATGTCCGTAACAAGCAGCGGCGCGTCACATTTCAGCGGGCTCAATACCCCCTCAACATTTGAACTGAACCCGCAGCTGACCATCAGGGGTCCGGTCAATTACACCAAAAACGGCGCAACCGCAACCTGCTCTCCGGGTCAACTTCCATCAGGTTTCTCGATCGGCGTTTGCCATGGAACCAAAAACTGGTAG
- a CDS encoding ATP-dependent nuclease yields MPKPLVATSGVKVTDVRIANFRSLMDIEVSLDSLTVLIGANNAGKTSFLDAIYAAIGAGRKLLGQDDIRVAPEEAIPPKDRNVVIDIKIRPITDDGKFADEFPEGSFWTSLWGSGITPAETDDSHEFMAFRTILSWSFAKGDYVLERKFLKEWRPYAEWLPTPMQEKRLQSSDIEPIALHYIDAKRDLDDDLRKQGSFWRKLTDDLGLSPADIIFLEEALTGINQHIVDKSEILKHLKHNLADMQSVVAAEGAGIDISPVARRLRDLSKGIDVSFSTTAAQSFPLTRHGMGTRSLASLLVFRAFASWRSSQAQMEGDQIHTFLALEEPESHLHPQAQRSLFSHIKTIPGQRIVSTHSPYFAGQAQLSDLRLFLKRGGNTIVTQLDISQLGTKEDLRKLQQTVVDTRGDLLFSRAVIFFEGQTEEQALPIWAEKYWNASIHELGFSFVRVNGTDYFPFISLAQHLEIPWYVLADGEPRPLGELNKALKKIGQVVASACPNIVVFPNGNNFESQFLAEGYLPEIEKALNETHNCTDFLGDYINELQGQKRKGGEIRDYTVGDGRKIAALDALNGLKTCMAKPLAHTISSLPDEARRFPNQIRKLFEIISSEHGLTKAKETT; encoded by the coding sequence ATGCCCAAACCATTGGTGGCCACGAGTGGTGTGAAAGTTACTGATGTTCGGATTGCAAATTTCAGATCTCTTATGGACATTGAAGTGAGTCTTGACAGTCTGACTGTTTTGATAGGAGCCAACAATGCGGGAAAGACGAGTTTCCTGGACGCGATCTATGCAGCTATCGGCGCTGGGCGCAAGCTGCTCGGACAGGATGACATAAGAGTCGCGCCTGAAGAGGCAATACCACCCAAAGATCGGAACGTTGTCATAGACATCAAGATAAGACCAATTACCGATGACGGAAAGTTTGCCGACGAATTTCCGGAGGGCAGTTTCTGGACGTCTCTTTGGGGTTCTGGCATCACCCCTGCAGAAACAGATGATTCGCACGAGTTCATGGCATTTCGCACAATTTTGTCGTGGAGCTTTGCCAAAGGAGATTACGTCCTTGAACGTAAATTTCTAAAAGAGTGGCGGCCATATGCAGAGTGGCTGCCTACACCCATGCAGGAGAAGAGACTTCAGTCGTCCGACATAGAGCCCATAGCTCTCCATTACATTGACGCAAAACGAGATCTCGATGATGACCTTCGCAAGCAAGGCTCTTTCTGGCGAAAGTTGACGGACGACTTAGGCCTATCCCCGGCGGACATAATCTTCTTAGAAGAAGCGCTGACTGGTATTAACCAGCATATTGTTGATAAGAGTGAGATCCTTAAACATCTCAAGCACAATTTGGCAGACATGCAATCCGTAGTGGCTGCGGAAGGCGCTGGTATCGACATATCGCCTGTGGCACGGCGGCTTCGCGATCTTTCCAAGGGGATTGATGTTAGCTTTTCAACGACTGCCGCCCAATCATTCCCGCTGACCCGCCATGGGATGGGTACACGTAGTCTTGCCTCCCTGCTGGTATTCAGAGCTTTCGCGTCATGGCGCAGTAGCCAAGCGCAAATGGAAGGGGATCAAATCCACACTTTTCTTGCGTTAGAAGAACCCGAATCGCATCTTCACCCGCAGGCGCAGCGTTCGTTATTTTCCCATATTAAGACAATCCCAGGACAGCGTATCGTTAGTACGCATTCTCCTTATTTTGCTGGTCAAGCGCAGTTAAGTGATTTGAGGTTGTTCTTAAAGCGGGGAGGTAACACCATTGTCACCCAACTGGATATCTCTCAGCTTGGGACTAAAGAAGATTTACGAAAGCTTCAGCAGACCGTTGTTGACACCAGAGGTGACTTGTTGTTTTCGCGTGCAGTCATTTTCTTTGAAGGGCAAACTGAAGAACAGGCCCTGCCGATATGGGCAGAAAAGTATTGGAACGCGAGTATCCACGAATTAGGGTTTAGCTTTGTCCGTGTTAATGGCACTGACTATTTTCCATTTATATCGCTTGCTCAACACCTTGAGATACCTTGGTATGTGCTTGCTGATGGCGAGCCACGCCCTCTTGGCGAGCTAAATAAAGCCTTGAAAAAGATCGGACAGGTGGTCGCTTCCGCTTGCCCCAATATCGTAGTGTTTCCCAATGGAAATAATTTTGAAAGTCAGTTTTTAGCTGAGGGTTACCTGCCTGAGATTGAAAAGGCGTTGAACGAGACACACAATTGCACAGATTTCTTGGGTGACTATATTAATGAATTGCAAGGGCAGAAGCGTAAAGGTGGGGAGATACGGGACTATACGGTTGGAGATGGTCGCAAGATTGCAGCGCTGGACGCGCTGAATGGTTTGAAGACATGCATGGCTAAACCGTTAGCCCATACGATTTCCAGTTTACCTGACGAAGCGAGACGATTTCCGAATCAAATTCGCAAACTTTTTGAAATTATCTCAAGTGAGCATGGATTGACCAAGGCAAAGGAGACGACATGA
- a CDS encoding ATP-binding protein, with product MRKHTLFKKILLAMLTLSLIPLLCSSSILFLNLSRTGEKLAERIADSTDLQASENLEMRARQTAEYITLFLKGCEADLLLVASLPRAPEILTSFYKSRNGEIWYRQGSAAAPREVKEWVPRYSSLEIIDKKGRQRFAITDGRVVPGERLVDVSIPANTEFKNEQYFSRAARLKKGEIYVSRVTGFHITKDEQLAGATDPENAFGGKTFRGVIRFATPLFGKDGKFEGVAVLSLDHRHLMEFSQHILPGKERSTVFPSYKSGNYAFIFDDEGWIITHPKFWDIRGMDKTGKAVPPYTASSSADDVKQGRIPFNLDYAGFIHPQYPVVAQLAREKKGGYADITNVGGAKKVMAFAPILYSTGDYAKHGIFGAVTIGFQVDQFHEAAKTGGGIISGQLRKHIRQSALFLFITALTVVLCAWYLSRGITRPLALLTAEARKLAHGETGNRVPVGSSDELGELADDFNKMAAELESRKESLLTTLEELQASQRQIMKERNFKERILESISSAILTISSDGLLTSINSTGKKFLGDDVLSGVHFSALFEGWGDMGERIARVIRKEKGYGREPLITEINGNARHFEVGFFPIGDDGDKGITVTMRDETEKEQMREEMIRMDRLVSLGKLSAGIAHEIRNPLTGISLLLDDLHDRPAVDSESQAMMGKALAEIERVERLISSLLNYASPPKAEFREGDINRVVQDTLLLFKKECEKQGVELVSSLQEIPSFPFDAGKIRQALLNISKNALGALPEGGKIEISTALAGDAAIINVSDNGQGIEPEDIPLLFEPFFTRKTGGTGLGLSITQRIIDEHHGRITVTSSKGNGTVFSVSLPLKTE from the coding sequence TTGAGAAAACATACCCTTTTCAAAAAAATCCTCTTGGCCATGCTGACCCTCTCCCTGATCCCGCTGCTCTGCTCCTCGTCCATTCTTTTCCTCAACCTGAGCAGAACAGGCGAAAAACTTGCCGAAAGGATCGCGGACTCGACCGATCTTCAGGCGTCGGAAAACCTGGAGATGCGGGCGCGACAGACAGCCGAATACATAACCCTATTCCTCAAGGGGTGCGAGGCGGACCTGTTGCTGGTGGCGTCCCTCCCCCGTGCGCCGGAGATTCTCACTTCTTTCTACAAAAGCAGGAACGGCGAGATCTGGTATCGGCAAGGGAGTGCAGCCGCTCCCCGGGAAGTGAAGGAATGGGTCCCTCGCTACTCATCCCTGGAGATCATAGACAAAAAGGGCAGACAGCGTTTTGCCATAACGGACGGCCGAGTCGTGCCGGGCGAAAGGCTTGTCGATGTTTCCATCCCCGCCAACACGGAGTTCAAAAACGAGCAGTACTTCAGCCGTGCCGCGCGGCTGAAAAAAGGGGAAATTTACGTATCCCGCGTGACCGGCTTCCACATTACCAAGGATGAGCAGCTGGCCGGAGCAACCGACCCGGAAAACGCCTTCGGCGGAAAAACGTTCCGGGGGGTGATCCGCTTTGCCACCCCCTTGTTCGGCAAAGACGGGAAGTTTGAGGGAGTTGCCGTCTTGTCCCTCGACCACCGCCATCTCATGGAGTTCTCCCAGCACATCCTGCCGGGCAAGGAGCGGTCCACGGTTTTCCCTTCCTACAAGAGCGGCAACTATGCCTTTATCTTCGACGACGAGGGATGGATTATCACCCACCCGAAATTCTGGGATATCCGGGGGATGGATAAAACGGGAAAAGCGGTCCCCCCCTATACGGCTTCATCTTCCGCCGATGATGTGAAGCAGGGGAGGATTCCTTTCAATCTCGATTACGCAGGTTTCATCCATCCGCAATATCCCGTTGTCGCCCAACTGGCCAGGGAGAAAAAAGGCGGCTATGCGGACATCACCAACGTCGGCGGAGCAAAGAAGGTCATGGCATTCGCCCCGATTCTCTACTCTACCGGAGATTATGCCAAGCACGGCATTTTCGGCGCGGTCACCATCGGCTTCCAGGTCGACCAGTTTCACGAAGCCGCAAAGACCGGAGGCGGCATCATCAGCGGACAGCTGCGGAAACATATCCGGCAGAGCGCACTGTTTCTTTTCATAACGGCGCTGACGGTAGTTCTGTGCGCATGGTATCTCTCGCGGGGGATTACCAGACCGCTCGCCCTCTTAACCGCTGAAGCAAGAAAGCTTGCCCACGGAGAAACGGGCAACCGGGTGCCGGTCGGTTCCAGCGACGAACTGGGAGAACTGGCGGACGATTTCAATAAAATGGCCGCAGAACTGGAATCGCGCAAGGAGAGCCTGCTCACCACCCTCGAAGAACTCCAGGCTTCACAGCGCCAGATCATGAAAGAGCGGAATTTCAAGGAACGCATCCTGGAAAGTATATCGAGCGCCATTCTTACCATCTCGTCCGACGGCCTCCTTACCTCGATAAACAGCACCGGGAAAAAGTTTCTCGGCGATGATGTGCTCTCCGGCGTTCATTTCTCTGCTCTCTTCGAGGGCTGGGGCGACATGGGAGAACGGATTGCACGGGTGATCAGGAAAGAAAAAGGTTACGGCAGAGAACCGCTCATCACCGAAATCAACGGCAATGCCCGCCATTTCGAAGTGGGATTTTTCCCCATCGGCGACGATGGAGACAAGGGAATCACCGTAACCATGAGGGATGAGACGGAAAAGGAGCAGATGCGGGAAGAGATGATCCGCATGGACAGGCTGGTGTCCCTCGGGAAACTCTCCGCCGGCATTGCCCACGAGATCCGGAACCCCCTTACCGGCATTTCCCTGTTGCTGGATGATCTCCATGACCGGCCGGCAGTGGACAGCGAAAGCCAGGCGATGATGGGAAAGGCGCTTGCAGAAATCGAGCGGGTGGAACGGCTCATCTCTTCCCTGCTGAATTACGCTTCCCCGCCAAAAGCGGAATTCAGGGAAGGTGACATAAACCGGGTCGTTCAGGACACCCTGCTCCTTTTCAAGAAGGAATGCGAAAAACAGGGTGTCGAACTGGTCTCGTCCTTGCAAGAGATCCCTTCGTTCCCATTCGATGCGGGGAAAATCAGGCAGGCGCTGCTGAATATCAGTAAAAATGCCCTCGGAGCTTTGCCCGAAGGGGGTAAAATCGAGATTTCCACCGCTCTCGCCGGGGATGCCGCGATAATAAACGTCTCCGACAATGGCCAGGGGATAGAACCGGAAGACATCCCCCTGCTGTTCGAGCCATTTTTTACCCGCAAAACTGGCGGCACCGGCCTTGGTCTCTCCATAACCCAGAGAATCATCGATGAACACCACGGCAGGATTACCGTAACGAGCAGCAAGGGAAACGGGACTGTTTTCAGCGTCTCTCTGCCGCTGAAAACGGAATAG
- a CDS encoding sigma-54-dependent transcriptional regulator yields MEKILIIDDEAFIRENVERILNEEGYQVLSAEGGKKALELVSEEEVDLVLLDLNLGTENGIDVLRSLKEIDPDILVIIITGFGSVESAVDSLKMGAFHYMKKPFKADALRVIVKLALQTNSLKREVRAIRRGDLELFEKVPMVGASAIQKEIVRQAKEVARFTAATVLLTGESGTGKELVAKAIHHLSDRRDAPFIEINCASIPVNLLESELFGHEKGAFTDARQRKPGLFEEANKGTLFLDEVGEMEPTMQAKLLRVLEERKIRRVGGTKTIDIDVRLISATNRNLKDAIRKGTFREDLFYRLNVFPLHIAPLRERREDVPVLAKFYLEKYNKTFSRNFQEISKEALQLLESYSWPGNIRELKNVIEKICIMHEGPVLLPSYLPIEINAGDADRNGAHILEPIEEDLDLEQAVERFEKRLIRAALEKSSGNVLQAAQILKIPRGTLRYKMTKLNL; encoded by the coding sequence ATGGAAAAAATTCTGATCATAGACGACGAAGCCTTTATCCGTGAAAACGTCGAGCGCATACTGAACGAGGAAGGGTATCAGGTCCTGTCCGCCGAGGGGGGGAAGAAAGCCCTGGAACTGGTTTCCGAAGAAGAGGTCGACCTGGTGCTTCTCGACCTGAACCTGGGCACGGAAAACGGCATCGACGTCCTGAGATCCCTGAAGGAGATCGATCCGGACATACTGGTCATCATCATCACCGGGTTCGGCTCGGTGGAAAGCGCTGTAGACTCCCTTAAAATGGGGGCGTTCCACTATATGAAAAAACCGTTCAAGGCCGATGCGCTGCGGGTCATCGTCAAGCTTGCCCTGCAGACCAACAGCCTGAAGCGGGAAGTGCGCGCCATCCGCCGCGGAGACCTGGAGCTTTTTGAAAAGGTGCCGATGGTGGGAGCCAGTGCCATCCAAAAGGAGATCGTCCGCCAGGCCAAGGAAGTTGCCAGATTCACTGCGGCTACTGTTCTGTTGACCGGCGAATCGGGAACCGGCAAGGAGCTTGTCGCCAAAGCCATCCACCACCTTTCGGACCGGCGGGATGCGCCCTTCATCGAGATCAACTGTGCATCCATTCCGGTGAATCTGCTGGAAAGCGAACTCTTCGGCCACGAAAAAGGCGCGTTTACCGATGCACGGCAGCGCAAGCCGGGCCTGTTCGAAGAAGCCAACAAGGGGACCCTCTTTCTCGACGAGGTCGGCGAGATGGAACCGACCATGCAGGCAAAACTGCTCAGGGTGCTTGAGGAGAGAAAGATCCGCAGGGTCGGCGGGACAAAAACCATCGACATCGACGTCCGGCTGATTTCCGCCACGAACCGCAACCTGAAGGATGCAATCAGGAAAGGGACTTTCCGGGAAGACCTCTTCTACCGCCTCAATGTCTTCCCGCTCCACATCGCTCCCCTCCGCGAGCGGCGGGAAGATGTCCCGGTCCTGGCAAAATTCTACCTGGAAAAATACAACAAGACCTTTTCCCGCAATTTTCAGGAGATTTCAAAGGAAGCGCTGCAGCTGCTTGAGTCGTATTCCTGGCCGGGAAACATCCGGGAACTGAAAAACGTCATCGAAAAGATCTGCATCATGCACGAAGGGCCGGTACTGTTGCCCTCCTATCTCCCCATCGAGATCAACGCAGGAGATGCCGACAGGAATGGTGCACACATCCTGGAACCCATCGAAGAGGACCTTGACCTGGAACAGGCCGTCGAACGGTTCGAAAAGAGATTGATCCGCGCCGCACTGGAAAAAAGCAGCGGCAATGTGCTTCAGGCCGCGCAAATCCTCAAGATACCACGCGGAACCCTGCGCTACAAAATGACGAAGCTTAACCTGTAG